Within the Medicago truncatula cultivar Jemalong A17 chromosome 4, MtrunA17r5.0-ANR, whole genome shotgun sequence genome, the region ATCTCATATGTTCAGGTTTACACGTGTGATGAAAATGTCCTATGAAACCTCTCCCTATCTCCCTCACACTTTGTATGATTGAAAATGTGAAACTTGTTATATTTTATGTCATCTAACTTATGACATatgtaattatatattatacatacatacatatataatctCATTTGAAAGTGTTTACAATGCTATGCAGTTTATTCTGCTATTAATTTGCATTATTGTGTCACTTAAACGATAGAAAACTGGTTAATGGACTACCAAATCTTATGGAAAgtgtttcaaaaacaaaaaaacttaaggAGACTGTAGAGCTACATACTGATAGTATGATACCATAAAATATAATGAACATGAAAATGATGGAAAACcataaattaacaaataaataaaaagctaAGCATATGAATTGTAATGTTGTCCTCTAATTTGACTCTGAAAACATTCAATGACTTCAGTCGAAACATTTGTTATCAAAGGCTTGCAGGCTACCAAGCTTCTTTTTGCAAACGATTTCCGTAACTTAAGCAAGGAACGCATACTAACTCAAAACCACACAAAAATACATTTGCAAACATGCAACTCTTTAATGTTTTACTCTATACTgctttcaactttttcttcaaGTTTCAACAACTAAAGTACTAAACACACAATTTTGGGAGTTTCTATCCCCTGCACTTCTAAAAAATCACACATGTTTCTCAAAGTATACTTCCAGAtgtcaaaaaattgtgtttttctaatagtATACTTCCAAAGTGTTGTGGGATTGGGAAAAGAAACACCCAAATTATAATTCATTCGGTCACAACTCACAAACATTGAGATTGTTGGATATGTTGCTATCCATTTAACAAAAGGAAATACTGTATATTTCCTTGTTAGCAGAACACCAGCAGTTTGGTGATTAGATTAAATCACAGATAAAAGAACTATTTATCTGAAGTGACCCTAATCTTGGTAAATTCCAAATGCCTTTTGTTCCAAAATTTACATGTCATGATGTTCATAGTGAATATTCAATTAATCATGTTTCAGGTGTCGCGATTCATGAACTTGTTGATCAAGCAGAAGAAAATACTAAGAACTTAGTTACCGTGCCCTACTGATATATGATAATATACGCAGCATTGTGAAGACACAGATGTTAGAACTTCTGTTCACTCCAAATTTATCTCTTATGTTTATCACAAGACTGATATAACTTCAATCCTATATTTTAAATCTTTAAAGGTCAATGTCAAAAAAACCCATCCTTTGAAAAGCATAAAGCTTAAACGAGAACATGTGAATATAAACCAGGACAAGCAAAGccaataataataacaaggagtacataataatatattaatcgGTGTTGTTAATCTAAATGTCAGCCATAGGCAGAACGGATTGACAGGTCACAGCATCCCAAACTAAAATTTACTAGAAAATATAAAGTGCGCAAAAGGCAGGAAAAACAATTTACCAACTATATTAACtcatttcttcttcttagaAGGTGGCTGATCTTCATCATCGTCCTCTTCTTCGTCTTCATCCTCATCTTCTCCATCATCattgtcatcatcatcatcgtcgtCATCCTCATCATCGTCATCACTTCCTCCTGCACCATTTGGCACAGGATCGTCCTCGGGATCAGCATCTTCGTCATCTTCATCACCGGAGAAGTCCTCATCATTGTCGTCATCCTCATCATTCACATCATCGTCATCATCCTCGTCGTCATCGTCCTCGGTTTCACTACCATCTTTGTTCTCTTCACAAGTATGGTTTCCCTTGGACAATTGATCTAGAGGAAAcctaatcaaaaataaaaacaaatcaagatttttggattttcaaaatttaaaacaacaacaaccaagtctaaTCCCGGGTTGGCTCAAAATttacaacaatcacaaaaatttgaataaggtatatatgtttat harbors:
- the LOC11439264 gene encoding chaperonin CPN60, mitochondrial, which produces MKNPNGTKPKVPAHSLSRFLYRSSSTVFTAATMEVSSLAFRNNNTISVSSFAEALILQSLIATAKSLAYLLIATGSLLTDVNHLISPMDGRFPLDQLSKGNHTCEENKDGSETEDDDDEDDDDDVNDEDDDNDEDFSGDEDDEDADPEDDPVPNGAGGSDDDDEDDDDDDDDNDDGEDEDEDEEEDDDEDQPPSKKKK